Proteins encoded in a region of the Rothia mucilaginosa genome:
- the ybeY gene encoding rRNA maturation RNase YbeY: MAEIEFDCEEPATGADPATDAFIRESFEAVDTEVLTRLVEHAFKRMHLADDTYLSIAIVNEDEMERVHIEWMDLPGATDVMSFPMDELEPGTPENPSSGMLGDIILCPPVAARQGADAGHSTLDELCLLTTHGILHCLGYDHGTAEEEAEMFGIQRSILEEFLGRPAPVETRH, encoded by the coding sequence GTGGCAGAGATCGAATTCGACTGTGAAGAACCCGCAACCGGTGCCGACCCGGCAACCGATGCTTTCATCCGCGAATCTTTCGAAGCGGTAGACACCGAGGTGCTCACCCGCCTCGTCGAGCACGCCTTCAAGCGCATGCACCTTGCCGATGACACCTACCTGTCCATCGCCATCGTGAACGAAGACGAAATGGAGCGCGTGCACATCGAATGGATGGACCTGCCCGGCGCAACCGACGTGATGAGCTTCCCCATGGACGAGCTGGAACCGGGAACCCCCGAAAACCCCTCCAGCGGCATGCTCGGTGACATCATCCTCTGCCCGCCCGTCGCCGCCCGTCAGGGCGCAGATGCGGGCCACAGCACCCTCGACGAGCTGTGCCTGCTCACCACCCACGGCATTCTGCACTGCCTCGGCTACGACCACGGCACCGCCGAAGAGGAAGCTGAAATGTTCGGCATTCAGCGCTCCATCCTCGAAGAGTTCCTGGGCCGCCCGGCACCGGTCGAAACCCGACACTAG
- a CDS encoding hemolysin family protein, whose amino-acid sequence MDILFTALLAVLALCLTVVAAIAETAFTYLPHNEAEEAVEAHPDTLGARVLQRTLDGDSEAYTHPLRLTRLIAAAAAVLATMTCLLNLVEVHALAVVLTLVIVALVGYPILHVLARSVGRNRPVASIRVLARPVHYLSVLLSPATGLLDKLSVRLAPERSAEAPVGVFDEEELREFLDRASDAETIEDDEAQMVQSVFEMDDTRIRSLMVPRTDMLTASRDTPLREALSLFLRSGYSRMPVIGDSSDKILGVLYLKDAMRAFILHSESPEGTALPTVVELMRPARFEPESKRAMDLLREMQRESTHVAIVVDEYGGTAGLITLEDLIEELVGDISDEYDHERPEYTLNDDGTFRLSARLGIDELGEIFGRELDDEDVDTVGGLLAKHLGMVPIVGSEIELDGIHIRAIGSSGRRHQVDMLQAWYEPPRDEQRQNAEGSAASFPESHALKSEAADILTVDTEPPAVAEPHAHPDLPGDIAEAEPATDTHGNR is encoded by the coding sequence GTGGACATTCTATTCACGGCCCTCCTCGCCGTTCTCGCGCTCTGCCTGACCGTGGTCGCGGCGATCGCCGAAACTGCGTTCACCTACCTGCCGCACAACGAGGCTGAGGAAGCGGTGGAGGCACACCCGGACACCCTCGGTGCCCGCGTCCTGCAGCGTACCCTCGACGGTGACTCCGAGGCATACACGCACCCGCTGCGCCTGACCCGCCTCATTGCGGCGGCCGCCGCGGTGCTCGCCACCATGACCTGCCTGCTGAACCTGGTCGAGGTGCACGCGCTCGCCGTCGTGCTGACCCTCGTGATTGTTGCGCTGGTGGGCTACCCGATTCTGCACGTGCTGGCGCGTTCGGTGGGTCGTAACCGCCCGGTTGCGTCGATTCGTGTGCTGGCTCGACCGGTGCACTACCTGTCGGTTCTGCTGAGCCCGGCGACCGGTCTGCTCGATAAGCTCAGTGTGCGCCTGGCGCCGGAACGTTCGGCTGAGGCCCCGGTCGGCGTGTTCGATGAGGAGGAGTTGCGCGAGTTCCTGGACCGCGCCTCCGATGCTGAAACCATTGAGGACGACGAGGCGCAGATGGTGCAGTCCGTCTTTGAGATGGACGATACCCGCATCCGTTCGCTCATGGTTCCGCGTACCGACATGCTCACCGCCAGCCGTGACACCCCTCTGCGTGAGGCACTGAGCCTGTTCCTGCGTTCGGGTTATTCCCGTATGCCGGTGATTGGTGATTCGAGCGATAAGATTCTGGGCGTGCTCTATCTGAAGGATGCGATGCGCGCCTTCATCCTGCATTCGGAGTCTCCGGAGGGTACCGCCCTGCCGACCGTAGTTGAGCTGATGCGCCCGGCTCGTTTTGAGCCCGAGTCGAAGCGCGCCATGGACCTGCTGCGTGAGATGCAGCGCGAGTCCACGCACGTGGCGATTGTTGTTGACGAGTACGGCGGCACCGCCGGTCTGATCACGCTTGAGGACCTGATTGAGGAGCTGGTCGGCGACATTTCTGATGAGTACGACCATGAGCGCCCCGAGTACACGCTGAACGATGACGGCACGTTCCGTCTCTCTGCCCGTCTGGGTATTGATGAGCTGGGCGAGATTTTCGGCCGTGAACTCGACGATGAAGATGTTGATACGGTAGGCGGTCTGCTCGCTAAGCATCTGGGCATGGTGCCGATTGTCGGTTCTGAGATTGAGCTTGACGGCATTCATATTCGTGCGATTGGTTCGTCGGGCCGCCGCCACCAGGTGGACATGTTGCAGGCGTGGTATGAGCCGCCTCGTGATGAGCAGCGGCAGAACGCTGAAGGTTCCGCGGCGTCCTTCCCGGAGTCTCACGCCCTGAAGTCTGAGGCCGCTGACATTCTCACCGTGGATACCGAGCCGCCCGCTGTGGCTGAGCCGCACGCACATCCGGATCTTCCGGGAGATATTGCAGAGGCCGAACCTGCCACCGATACGCACGGCAACCGCTAG
- a CDS encoding PhoH family protein gives MTTSRPLSTARTVSFKSATEMIAVLGPQDAHLAIIEDYFEQISLRPKDLDVLITGPSEAVNTAAKLLNELRVLSSHDTQITVQVIHRLMGMLGDELSNPAHSLSTSILSTRGTTIRPKTINQKKYVDAIDANTVIFGIGPAGTGKTYLAMAKAVQALQTHEVNRIILTRPAVEAGERLGFLPGTLNEKIDPYLRPLYDALHDMLEPETIPKLMEAGTIEVAPLAYMRGRTLNDAFIILDEAQNTTAEQMKMFLTRLGFGSKMVITGDITQIDLPGGAASGLKQVRNILQGVEDIHFSILESSDVVRHTLVSNIVSAYDQWGEDQKAMERKRNRKVKRATIEAAAEKLLDRAGINGGSEKNAAQNPDNAQTTPEGR, from the coding sequence ATGACTACCTCCCGACCTCTATCAACCGCGCGCACCGTATCCTTCAAGAGCGCCACAGAAATGATTGCCGTGCTCGGCCCGCAGGACGCGCACCTGGCAATTATCGAGGACTACTTCGAGCAGATTAGCCTGCGCCCCAAGGACCTGGACGTGCTCATCACCGGCCCCTCCGAGGCCGTGAACACCGCCGCAAAGCTGCTGAACGAACTGCGCGTGCTCTCCAGCCACGACACGCAGATTACCGTGCAGGTCATTCACCGCCTCATGGGCATGCTCGGCGACGAACTGAGCAACCCGGCGCACTCGCTGTCCACCAGCATCCTCTCCACCCGCGGCACCACGATTCGCCCCAAGACCATTAACCAGAAGAAGTACGTGGACGCTATCGACGCGAACACCGTCATCTTCGGCATCGGCCCGGCGGGTACCGGTAAGACCTACCTCGCCATGGCGAAGGCTGTGCAGGCGCTGCAGACCCACGAAGTGAACCGCATTATCCTCACCCGCCCCGCCGTGGAAGCCGGTGAGCGTCTGGGCTTCCTGCCCGGCACCCTCAACGAGAAGATCGACCCGTACCTGCGCCCGCTCTACGACGCACTGCACGACATGCTCGAACCCGAAACCATCCCCAAGCTCATGGAGGCGGGCACCATCGAGGTCGCACCGCTGGCGTACATGCGCGGCCGCACCCTCAACGACGCATTCATCATCCTTGACGAGGCGCAAAACACCACCGCCGAGCAGATGAAGATGTTCCTGACCCGCCTGGGCTTCGGCTCGAAGATGGTCATTACCGGTGACATCACCCAGATTGACCTGCCCGGTGGCGCCGCATCCGGTCTGAAGCAGGTGCGCAACATTCTGCAGGGTGTGGAGGATATTCACTTCAGCATCCTGGAATCCTCTGACGTGGTTCGCCACACCCTGGTGTCGAACATTGTGTCCGCCTACGATCAGTGGGGCGAAGACCAGAAGGCAATGGAACGCAAGCGCAACCGCAAGGTCAAGCGCGCCACCATCGAGGCCGCAGCCGAAAAGCTGCTGGACCGCGCCGGCATTAACGGCGGCTCCGAAAAGAACGCCGCGCAGAACCCCGACAACGCACAGACCACCCCGGAAGGACGCTAA
- a CDS encoding GTPase Era has protein sequence MDQEYTPLDLSTLDLSTPLPTYPENFRSGFASLVGRPNAGKSTLTNAMVGQKVAITSNRPQTTRHTIRGIVHKDEYQLILVDTPGIHRPRTLLGERLNDLVASTLSQVDVLGFCIPANEKIGPGDRYIASQLVASSNKPVVAIVTKADTVSSEELREQLLAVEALGEEVMSAERAARAKRAAHRAKQKGKGPKGKGGKNDAVPFAKGSGPAAKRRAGEVAEPMPVDGKGGWAAIIPVSAVKHFQVDAVADLLAQYTPLSPPLYPEGELTDEPEATLIAELVREAALEGAREELPHSIAVTVEEMEFREGRPADNPLLDVHVNLFVERESQKYIIIGKGGSNLRKIGTKAREQIEALLGTRVYLNIHVKVAKEWQSDARALNRLGF, from the coding sequence ATGGACCAGGAGTACACCCCGCTCGATTTGAGCACTCTGGACTTGAGCACCCCGCTGCCGACCTACCCGGAGAATTTCCGCTCGGGCTTCGCGTCGCTGGTGGGCCGCCCGAATGCGGGTAAGTCTACTTTGACGAACGCTATGGTCGGTCAGAAGGTGGCTATCACCTCGAACCGTCCGCAGACGACCCGCCACACGATCCGCGGTATTGTGCACAAGGACGAGTACCAGCTGATTCTGGTGGACACCCCGGGTATTCACCGCCCCCGCACTCTGCTGGGTGAGCGTCTGAACGACCTGGTGGCAAGCACCCTTTCGCAGGTGGATGTGCTGGGCTTCTGCATTCCGGCGAATGAGAAGATCGGTCCGGGTGACCGTTACATTGCCTCGCAGCTGGTGGCGTCGAGCAATAAGCCGGTGGTTGCTATTGTGACGAAGGCTGACACGGTGAGCTCTGAGGAGCTGCGTGAGCAGCTGCTGGCTGTTGAGGCGCTCGGCGAGGAGGTCATGAGCGCTGAGCGTGCGGCTCGTGCTAAGCGCGCCGCGCATCGTGCGAAGCAGAAGGGTAAGGGCCCCAAGGGTAAGGGCGGCAAGAATGATGCTGTGCCTTTCGCGAAGGGTTCGGGTCCTGCGGCTAAGCGCCGTGCCGGTGAGGTTGCTGAGCCGATGCCGGTTGACGGTAAGGGCGGCTGGGCTGCGATTATCCCGGTGTCTGCTGTGAAGCATTTCCAGGTGGATGCGGTTGCTGACCTGCTGGCGCAGTACACTCCGCTGTCGCCGCCGCTATACCCGGAGGGTGAGCTGACCGATGAGCCGGAGGCAACCCTCATCGCGGAGCTGGTGCGTGAGGCCGCTCTGGAGGGTGCGCGTGAGGAGCTACCCCACTCGATTGCTGTGACGGTTGAGGAGATGGAGTTCCGTGAGGGTCGCCCGGCGGATAACCCGCTGCTGGATGTGCACGTGAACCTGTTTGTGGAGCGTGAGTCGCAGAAGTACATCATTATCGGTAAGGGCGGCTCGAATCTGCGCAAGATTGGTACGAAGGCTCGTGAGCAGATT